The Pseudomonas baetica genome includes a region encoding these proteins:
- the icd gene encoding NADP-dependent isocitrate dehydrogenase, with protein MGYKKIQVPAVGDKITVNADHSLNVPDNPIIPFIEGDGIGVDISPVMIKVVDAAVQKAYGGKRKISWMEVYAGEKATQVYDQDTWLPQETLDAVKDYVVSIKGPLTTPVGGGIRSLNVALRQQLDLYVCLRPVRWFEGVPSPVKKPGDVDMTIFRENSEDIYAGIEWKAGSPEATKVIKFLKEEMGVTKIRFDENCGIGVKPVSLEGTKRLARKALQYVVDNDRDSLTIVHKGNIMKFTEGAFKEWAYEVAAEEFGATLLDGGPWMQFKNPKTGKNVVVKDAIADAMLQQILLRPAEYDVIATLNLNGDYLSDALAAEVGGIGIAPGANLSDTVAMFEATHGTAPKYAGKDQVNPGSLILSAEMMLRHMGWTEAADLIIKGTNGAISAKTVTYDFERLMDGAKLVSSSGFGDALISHM; from the coding sequence ATGGGTTACAAGAAGATTCAGGTTCCAGCCGTCGGCGACAAAATCACCGTCAATGCAGACCATTCTCTCAATGTTCCTGATAACCCGATCATCCCCTTCATCGAAGGTGACGGCATTGGTGTCGACATCAGTCCGGTGATGATCAAGGTTGTCGATGCTGCAGTTCAAAAGGCATACGGCGGTAAACGCAAGATTTCCTGGATGGAAGTCTACGCCGGGGAAAAAGCCACTCAGGTTTATGACCAGGACACCTGGCTGCCTCAGGAAACCCTGGATGCAGTGAAGGATTACGTGGTTTCCATCAAAGGCCCGCTGACGACCCCGGTCGGTGGCGGCATCCGCTCGCTGAACGTGGCCCTGCGTCAGCAACTCGACCTGTACGTCTGTCTGCGTCCGGTGCGTTGGTTCGAAGGTGTGCCAAGCCCGGTGAAAAAGCCTGGCGATGTCGACATGACCATCTTTCGCGAGAACTCCGAGGACATCTACGCCGGTATCGAATGGAAGGCCGGTTCGCCGGAAGCTACCAAGGTCATCAAATTCCTTAAAGAAGAAATGGGCGTCACCAAGATCCGTTTCGACGAAAACTGCGGCATCGGCGTCAAGCCGGTTTCGCTGGAAGGCACCAAGCGCCTGGCACGCAAGGCTCTGCAATATGTGGTCGATAACGACCGCGATTCGCTGACCATCGTGCACAAAGGCAACATCATGAAGTTCACCGAAGGTGCCTTCAAAGAGTGGGCCTACGAAGTGGCCGCCGAAGAGTTCGGCGCGACCCTGCTCGACGGCGGCCCGTGGATGCAGTTCAAGAATCCGAAAACCGGCAAGAACGTTGTGGTCAAAGATGCCATCGCCGACGCCATGCTCCAGCAGATCCTGCTGCGCCCGGCCGAATACGATGTGATCGCGACCCTCAACCTCAACGGCGACTACCTCTCCGACGCCCTGGCGGCCGAAGTGGGCGGTATCGGTATTGCGCCGGGCGCCAACCTGTCCGACACCGTGGCAATGTTTGAAGCGACTCACGGTACTGCGCCGAAGTACGCCGGCAAGGATCAGGTCAACCCGGGTTCGCTGATTCTCTCGGCCGAGATGATGCTGCGCCACATGGGCTGGACCGAAGCGGCGGATCTGATCATCAAGGGCACCAACGGCGCCATCAGTGCCAAAACCGTGACCTATGACTTCGAACGATTGATGGACGGCGCCAAGCTGGTTTCGTCGTCGGGCTTCGGGGACGCGCTGATTTCGCACATGTAA
- the cspD gene encoding cold shock domain-containing protein CspD: MAVGKVKWFNNAKGYGFIVEDGKNEDLFAHYSAIKMDGYKTLKAGQAVKFEIIQGPKGLHAIDISAAATAETFTPAVAPQTVTA; the protein is encoded by the coding sequence ATGGCTGTCGGCAAGGTGAAATGGTTCAACAATGCCAAAGGGTACGGTTTTATTGTCGAGGACGGCAAGAATGAGGATCTGTTTGCCCATTACTCGGCCATCAAAATGGATGGTTATAAAACCCTGAAGGCCGGACAAGCCGTCAAATTCGAAATTATCCAGGGTCCAAAAGGCCTGCATGCCATCGACATCAGCGCCGCTGCGACTGCAGAAACGTTTACACCTGCTGTCGCCCCGCAAACTGTCACGGCCTGA
- a CDS encoding arginyltransferase has protein sequence MTELARLKFYATQPHSCSYLPEEQATTLFLDPSQPMDVHVYADLSEMGFRRSGDHLYRPHCQNCNACVPARIPVAQFIPNRQQKRIFKRNTDLQVRPAKPQFSEEYFDLYQRYIEQRHADGDMYPPSRDQFSTFLVRDLPFSRFYEFRLDGRLLAVAVTDLLPNGLSAVYTFYEPAEERRSLGRFAILWQIAEAQRLGLEAVYLGYWIKNCKKMNYKTQYRPIELLINQRWVILN, from the coding sequence ATGACCGAGTTGGCGCGTTTGAAGTTCTATGCCACTCAGCCCCACTCTTGCAGTTATCTGCCCGAGGAGCAGGCCACGACCCTGTTTCTCGACCCGAGCCAGCCCATGGATGTGCATGTTTACGCAGACCTGTCGGAAATGGGCTTTCGTCGCAGCGGCGACCATTTGTATCGGCCCCATTGCCAGAACTGCAATGCGTGTGTGCCTGCGCGCATTCCGGTAGCGCAATTCATTCCCAATCGTCAGCAGAAACGGATTTTCAAACGCAATACCGATTTGCAGGTACGCCCCGCCAAGCCCCAGTTCAGCGAAGAGTATTTCGACCTGTACCAGCGCTACATCGAACAGCGCCACGCCGACGGCGACATGTATCCGCCGAGCCGTGATCAATTCTCGACTTTTCTGGTGCGTGACCTGCCCTTCTCGCGCTTTTACGAGTTCCGACTCGACGGACGGTTGCTCGCCGTGGCGGTAACCGATTTGCTGCCGAACGGGCTGTCAGCCGTGTACACCTTCTACGAACCGGCCGAAGAACGCCGCAGCCTTGGCCGATTTGCCATCCTCTGGCAAATAGCCGAGGCCCAACGTCTCGGGCTTGAGGCGGTATACCTCGGCTACTGGATCAAGAACTGCAAAAAGATGAACTACAAGACGCAATATCGCCCCATTGAATTGCTGATTAATCAGCGCTGGGTCATCCTCAACTAA
- a CDS encoding NADP-dependent isocitrate dehydrogenase, which translates to MPTCSKIIYTFTDEAPALATYSLLPIIEAYTASADIAVETRDISLAARILASFPEQLGDKAVADHLAELGDLAVTPEANIIKLPNISASVPQLQAAIKELQAQGYNLPDYPETVTSDADKDAKARYDKVKGSAVNPVLREGNSDRRAPLSVKNYARKHPHKMGAWAKDSKSHVAHMSTGDFYGSEKAALIDAADAVKIELIAKDGTATVLKEKTTVQAGEILDCAVMSKNALRAFIAAEIESAKAQGVLLSVHLKATMMKVSDPIMFGQIVAEFYQDALTKHADVLAEIGFNLNNGIGDLYARIKALPAEQQAQIEADMAAVYAARPSLAMVNSDKGITNLHVPSDVIVDASMPAMIRDSGKMWGTDGQLHDTKAVIPDRCYATIYQAVIEDCKANGAFDPTTMGSVPNVGLMAKKAEEYGSHDKTFQIKADGVVRVTDSKGTLLMEQAVEAGDIFRMCQTKDAPIQDWVKLAVNRARASSTPAIFWLDPMRAHDGVVIEKVQAYLKDHDTAGLDIQIMAPVDAMKYTLQRTREGKDTISVTGNVLRDYLTDLFPIMELGTSAKMLSIVPLMNGGGLFETGAGGSAPKHVQQLVEENFLRWDSLGEFLALAASLEHLGVNYDNPKALVLSKTLDQATGQFLDNNKSPSRKVGNIDNRGSHFYLAMYWAQALAAQTEDAALQAQFATLAKTLTENEATIVAELNAAQGKPVDIGGYYHANAELISKAMRPSATLNAAIAALV; encoded by the coding sequence ATGCCCACCTGCTCGAAGATCATCTATACCTTCACCGACGAAGCTCCAGCCCTCGCCACCTATTCCCTGCTGCCGATCATCGAGGCTTACACCGCCTCGGCCGATATCGCCGTGGAAACCCGCGATATCTCTCTTGCAGCGCGTATTCTGGCCAGCTTCCCCGAGCAACTGGGCGACAAAGCCGTAGCCGACCACCTCGCCGAACTGGGCGACCTGGCCGTTACGCCTGAAGCCAACATCATCAAGCTGCCGAACATCAGCGCTTCGGTGCCACAGCTGCAAGCCGCGATCAAAGAGCTGCAGGCTCAGGGTTACAACCTGCCGGACTACCCGGAAACCGTCACCAGCGACGCCGACAAAGACGCCAAGGCACGTTACGACAAGGTCAAGGGCAGCGCCGTGAACCCGGTTCTGCGCGAAGGCAACTCCGACCGTCGCGCTCCGCTGTCGGTTAAAAACTACGCTCGCAAGCACCCGCACAAAATGGGCGCCTGGGCCAAAGACTCCAAGTCTCACGTCGCTCACATGAGCACCGGCGATTTCTACGGCAGCGAAAAAGCTGCCCTGATCGACGCCGCTGACGCTGTGAAGATCGAACTGATCGCCAAAGACGGCACCGCCACCGTCCTGAAAGAAAAAACCACCGTGCAGGCTGGCGAGATCCTCGATTGCGCCGTGATGAGCAAAAACGCCCTGCGTGCGTTCATCGCTGCTGAAATCGAAAGCGCCAAGGCCCAAGGCGTGCTGCTGTCGGTGCACCTGAAAGCGACCATGATGAAGGTCTCCGACCCGATCATGTTCGGCCAGATCGTTGCCGAGTTCTATCAAGACGCACTGACCAAGCACGCTGACGTGCTGGCCGAGATCGGCTTCAACCTGAACAACGGCATCGGCGATCTGTACGCGCGCATCAAAGCCCTGCCGGCCGAGCAACAGGCGCAGATCGAAGCTGACATGGCCGCGGTCTACGCCGCTCGTCCTTCGCTGGCGATGGTCAACTCCGACAAAGGCATCACCAACCTGCACGTGCCGAGCGACGTCATCGTCGACGCCTCGATGCCGGCAATGATCCGTGACTCCGGCAAGATGTGGGGCACCGACGGCCAGCTGCACGACACCAAGGCTGTGATCCCGGATCGTTGCTACGCCACCATCTACCAGGCCGTGATCGAAGATTGCAAAGCCAATGGCGCTTTCGATCCGACCACCATGGGCAGCGTGCCAAACGTTGGCCTGATGGCGAAGAAAGCCGAAGAGTACGGCTCGCACGACAAGACCTTCCAGATCAAGGCTGACGGCGTGGTTCGCGTGACCGACAGCAAGGGCACCCTGCTGATGGAACAGGCTGTTGAAGCCGGCGACATCTTCCGCATGTGCCAGACCAAAGACGCGCCGATCCAGGACTGGGTGAAACTGGCCGTCAACCGCGCTCGCGCAAGCAGCACTCCGGCTATTTTCTGGCTGGACCCGATGCGCGCTCACGATGGCGTAGTGATCGAGAAAGTTCAGGCTTACCTGAAGGATCACGACACTGCCGGTCTGGACATCCAGATCATGGCGCCGGTCGACGCAATGAAGTACACCCTGCAGCGCACTCGCGAAGGCAAGGACACCATCTCGGTGACCGGCAACGTACTGCGCGACTACCTGACCGACCTGTTCCCGATCATGGAACTGGGCACCAGCGCCAAGATGCTGTCGATCGTGCCGCTGATGAACGGCGGCGGCCTGTTCGAAACCGGCGCTGGCGGTTCGGCTCCGAAGCACGTGCAGCAACTGGTCGAAGAGAACTTCCTGCGCTGGGATTCGCTGGGTGAATTCCTGGCGCTGGCGGCATCCCTCGAGCATTTGGGTGTGAACTACGACAACCCGAAAGCACTGGTGCTGTCCAAGACGCTGGATCAGGCTACCGGCCAGTTCCTCGACAACAACAAGTCGCCATCGCGCAAAGTCGGCAACATCGACAACCGCGGCAGCCACTTCTACCTGGCGATGTACTGGGCTCAGGCCCTGGCCGCCCAGACTGAAGACGCTGCACTGCAAGCGCAGTTCGCGACGCTGGCCAAGACGCTGACCGAGAACGAAGCAACCATCGTTGCCGAGCTCAACGCCGCTCAGGGCAAGCCAGTGGACATCGGCGGTTACTACCACGCCAACGCCGAGCTGATCAGCAAGGCCATGCGCCCAAGCGCAACCCTCAACGCGGCGATTGCTGCGCTGGTTTAA
- a CDS encoding IS4 family transposase: MAKLALEQAIAPEWIDQVFEEHRQRQYSRELLFSTIIKLMSLVSLGLKPSLHAAARQLEDLPVSLAALYDKISRTEPALLRALVTGCAQRLTPTIKELGCTKTLPGWQLRVVDGNHLASTEKRLGALRHERGAARPGFSVVVYDPDLDQVIDLQACEDAYASERVCVLPLLANAEPGQVWLADRLYCTLPVMEACEQVQTSFVIRQQAKHPRLIQEGEWQEPVPVETGTVREQIIQVRGGYQCRRVELTLHSPTDSGDSSLMFWSNLPQSVSAQQIAQLYRRRWSIEGMFQRLEAILESEIETLGSPKAALLGFATAVLAYNVLAVLKRSVEQAHRDTQPDGWEASIYHLAVQVRSGYEGMQIALPSEYLPVIPLEKLAQRLLELASNIQPKQVAKSPRGPKVPKPKTWVQGTAVHAHVSTDRVIKAAKTKRP, translated from the coding sequence ATGGCCAAATTGGCGCTGGAGCAGGCCATTGCGCCTGAGTGGATTGATCAGGTCTTCGAAGAGCATCGGCAACGGCAGTATTCTCGTGAGCTACTGTTCTCGACCATCATCAAGCTGATGTCCCTTGTTTCATTGGGCTTGAAGCCATCCCTGCACGCCGCCGCGCGGCAACTGGAAGATCTTCCTGTCAGTTTGGCTGCCCTCTACGACAAGATCAGTCGTACTGAACCTGCGCTGTTACGCGCTCTGGTCACAGGTTGTGCGCAACGTCTGACTCCGACCATCAAGGAGCTGGGCTGCACCAAAACGTTGCCGGGCTGGCAGCTTCGAGTGGTGGACGGCAATCATTTGGCTTCCACTGAGAAACGTCTGGGCGCTCTACGCCATGAGCGAGGCGCCGCTCGTCCTGGCTTTTCGGTGGTTGTTTACGACCCCGATCTCGATCAGGTCATCGACCTTCAGGCGTGTGAGGATGCCTACGCAAGCGAGCGTGTTTGCGTGCTGCCTCTACTGGCCAATGCCGAGCCAGGCCAAGTGTGGCTGGCTGATCGACTCTATTGCACGCTCCCGGTCATGGAGGCTTGTGAGCAGGTCCAGACATCCTTTGTCATTCGTCAGCAAGCCAAACATCCACGCCTGATTCAAGAGGGTGAGTGGCAAGAACCCGTGCCTGTGGAAACAGGCACTGTGCGTGAGCAGATCATCCAGGTCAGAGGCGGTTACCAATGTCGGCGTGTCGAACTGACGCTTCATTCGCCAACAGACTCGGGTGACAGCAGCTTGATGTTCTGGAGCAATCTACCCCAAAGCGTCAGCGCACAGCAGATCGCGCAACTCTATCGCCGTCGCTGGAGCATTGAAGGCATGTTCCAGCGACTGGAAGCGATCCTGGAAAGTGAAATCGAAACTCTTGGCAGCCCAAAGGCTGCCTTACTCGGGTTCGCCACTGCGGTGTTGGCCTACAACGTCCTGGCCGTCCTCAAACGAAGCGTCGAGCAAGCTCACCGGGATACCCAGCCTGACGGCTGGGAAGCCTCGATCTATCACTTGGCGGTTCAGGTCAGGAGTGGTTATGAGGGAATGCAGATTGCGCTGCCTTCGGAATATCTTCCCGTCATTCCTCTGGAAAAACTGGCCCAGCGCTTACTAGAGCTGGCCAGCAACATCCAACCCAAACAAGTTGCGAAAAGCCCCCGTGGCCCCAAAGTGCCTAAGCCCAAGACATGGGTCCAAGGCACGGCGGTGCATGCGCATGTTTCAACGGACAGAGTAATCAAGGCTGCCAAAACTAAAAGACCTTGA
- a CDS encoding NUDIX hydrolase, with amino-acid sequence MDWLPHITVATIVEDNGRFLMVEEHKAGRNVLNQPAGHLDPDETLIEAAIRETLEETGWDVEPTSVIGIYLYTAPSNGVTYQRVCFAAKAIKHHPDYQLDDGIVGAKWLTRDELIAQRDNWRSELIIRCIDDYLAGHHFGLELIRPSL; translated from the coding sequence ATGGACTGGCTCCCCCACATCACCGTCGCCACCATCGTCGAAGACAACGGCCGCTTCCTGATGGTCGAAGAGCATAAGGCCGGGCGTAACGTGCTCAACCAGCCCGCCGGTCATCTTGATCCGGACGAAACCCTGATCGAAGCCGCCATCCGCGAAACCCTTGAAGAAACCGGCTGGGACGTCGAGCCGACCAGCGTGATCGGCATCTACCTCTACACAGCCCCCAGCAATGGCGTGACTTATCAGCGTGTCTGCTTCGCCGCCAAAGCCATAAAACACCACCCGGATTATCAACTCGACGACGGCATCGTCGGCGCCAAGTGGCTGACCCGTGACGAATTAATCGCCCAACGCGACAACTGGCGCAGCGAGCTGATCATCCGTTGCATCGATGATTATCTGGCCGGGCATCACTTCGGCCTCGAACTGATCCGCCCTTCTCTTTAG
- the clpS gene encoding ATP-dependent Clp protease adapter ClpS, producing the protein MHAISQIRLTFNQDRPLLQKDLPEEHDDDSAGVAVQEAKPALQAPPMYKVVLFNDDYTPMDFVVEVLEVFFNLNRELATKVMLAVHTEGRAVCGVFTRDIAETKAMQVNQYARESQHPLLCEIEKDG; encoded by the coding sequence ATGCATGCAATCAGCCAGATTCGACTAACATTCAATCAGGATCGCCCGCTTCTCCAAAAGGATCTTCCAGAGGAGCACGACGACGATTCGGCAGGCGTTGCTGTTCAGGAAGCAAAGCCTGCGTTACAGGCGCCGCCGATGTACAAGGTGGTTTTGTTCAACGATGACTACACACCGATGGATTTCGTCGTCGAAGTGCTCGAGGTGTTTTTTAACCTGAATCGCGAGCTGGCGACCAAGGTCATGCTGGCCGTCCACACAGAAGGACGGGCAGTATGTGGAGTGTTTACCCGCGACATCGCCGAGACAAAGGCCATGCAGGTCAACCAGTACGCCAGGGAAAGCCAGCATCCGCTACTCTGTGAAATCGAGAAGGACGGTTAA
- the infA gene encoding translation initiation factor IF-1 yields the protein MSKEDSFEMEGTVVDTLPNTMFRVELENGHVVTAHISGKMRKNYIRILTGDKVRVELTPYDLSKGRITYRAR from the coding sequence ATGTCGAAAGAAGACAGCTTCGAAATGGAAGGCACTGTCGTCGACACCCTGCCCAACACCATGTTTCGTGTGGAGTTGGAAAATGGGCACGTCGTAACCGCGCATATTTCCGGCAAGATGCGCAAGAACTACATTCGTATTCTTACCGGTGACAAAGTGCGCGTCGAGCTGACGCCCTATGACTTGAGCAAAGGGCGGATCACTTACCGCGCTCGTTAA
- the aat gene encoding leucyl/phenylalanyl-tRNA--protein transferase, which yields MLTWLQRNSLTFPPLEKAMRDPNGLLAAGGDLSADRLIQAYRHGCFPWFSEGQPILWWSPDPRTVLFPDELHVSRSLGKLLRQQRYQVTFDQDFDAVIRACAAPRDYADGTWITEAMQDAYVELHRRGFAHSVEVWDQGELVGGLYGLAMGQLFFGESMFSRADNASKFGFATLVKHLKSSGFVLIDCQMPTDHLHSLGARAIPRLEFAEYLARHLDQPNLATWVC from the coding sequence ATGCTGACTTGGTTACAACGCAACTCCCTGACTTTTCCGCCACTGGAAAAGGCCATGCGCGACCCCAACGGATTGCTCGCCGCGGGTGGCGACCTGTCCGCTGATCGTCTGATTCAGGCTTATCGCCATGGCTGCTTTCCGTGGTTTTCCGAAGGCCAGCCGATTCTCTGGTGGTCGCCTGACCCTCGCACCGTGCTGTTTCCCGACGAACTGCATGTCTCGCGCAGCCTGGGAAAACTGCTGCGCCAGCAGCGCTACCAAGTGACCTTCGACCAGGACTTCGATGCAGTAATCCGCGCCTGCGCCGCGCCACGGGACTACGCCGATGGCACCTGGATCACAGAAGCCATGCAGGATGCCTACGTTGAGCTGCATCGACGCGGCTTTGCCCATTCGGTGGAGGTCTGGGATCAGGGTGAACTGGTTGGTGGCCTGTACGGCCTGGCGATGGGACAGTTGTTTTTCGGTGAGTCGATGTTCAGCCGCGCCGACAATGCCTCCAAGTTCGGCTTTGCGACATTGGTAAAACATCTGAAATCCTCGGGCTTCGTGCTGATCGATTGCCAGATGCCGACCGATCACCTGCACAGTCTCGGCGCCCGGGCGATTCCGCGCCTCGAATTCGCCGAGTATCTGGCCCGGCATCTGGATCAACCCAATCTTGCCACCTGGGTTTGCTGA
- the clpA gene encoding ATP-dependent Clp protease ATP-binding subunit ClpA, whose product MLNRELEVTLNLAFKEARSKRHEFMTVEHLLLALLDNEAAATVLRACGANLDKLKHDLQEFIDSTTPLIPVHDEDRETQPTLGFQRVLQRAVFHVQSSGKREVTGANVLVAIFSEQESQAVFLLKQQSVARIDVVNYIAHGISKVPGHGDHSEGEQDMQDDEGGESSSSGNPLDAYASNLNELARQGRIDPLVGRESEVERVAQILARRRKNNPLLVGEAGVGKTAIAEGLAKRIVDNQVPDLLANSVVYSLDLGALLAGTKYRGDFEKRFKALLNELKKRPQAILFIDEIHTIIGAGAASGGVMDASNLLKPLLSSGDIRCIGSTTFQEFRGIFEKDRALARRFQKVDVVEPSVEDTIGILRGLKGRFEAHHSIEYSDESLRAAAELASRYINDRHMPDKAIDVIDEAGAYQRLQPVEKRVKRIEVAQVEDIVAKIARIPPKHVTSSDKELLRNLERDLKLTVFGQDAAIDSLSTAIKLSRAGLKSPDKPVGSFLFAGPTGVGKTEAARQLAKALGIELVRFDMSEYMERHTVSRLIGAPPGYVGFDQGGLLTEAITKQPHCVLLLDEIEKAHPEVFNLLLQVMDHGTLTDNNGRKADFRNVIVIMTTNAGAETAARASIGFTHQDHSSDAMEVIKKSFTPEFRNRLDTIIQFGRLSHEVIKSVVDKFLTELQAQLEDKRVLLEVTDAARSWLAAGGYDSAMGARPMARLIQDKIKRPLAEEILFGELAEHGGVVHIDIKDGELTFDFETTAEMA is encoded by the coding sequence ATGTTAAACCGCGAGCTCGAAGTCACCCTCAATCTAGCCTTCAAGGAGGCTCGTTCGAAACGTCATGAATTCATGACCGTCGAACACCTTTTGCTGGCCCTATTGGACAATGAGGCTGCCGCCACCGTTTTGCGTGCCTGCGGCGCAAACCTCGACAAACTCAAGCACGACCTGCAGGAGTTCATCGACTCCACCACGCCATTGATCCCCGTTCATGACGAAGATCGCGAAACCCAGCCAACCCTGGGCTTCCAGCGTGTACTGCAACGTGCTGTTTTCCACGTACAGAGCTCGGGCAAACGCGAAGTAACCGGCGCCAACGTGCTGGTTGCCATCTTCAGTGAGCAAGAGAGTCAGGCAGTGTTCCTGCTGAAACAGCAGAGCGTTGCGCGCATCGATGTCGTCAATTACATCGCACACGGCATTTCCAAAGTGCCGGGGCATGGCGATCACTCTGAAGGTGAACAAGATATGCAGGACGACGAGGGCGGTGAGTCTTCTTCTTCAGGCAATCCTCTGGATGCTTATGCCAGCAACCTCAACGAACTCGCGCGTCAGGGTCGAATAGATCCGCTGGTCGGCCGTGAGTCGGAAGTCGAGCGTGTCGCGCAGATTCTTGCGCGTCGGCGCAAAAACAATCCGCTGCTGGTCGGTGAAGCAGGCGTGGGTAAAACCGCGATTGCCGAAGGCCTGGCCAAGCGCATTGTCGACAACCAGGTTCCGGATCTGTTGGCCAACAGCGTTGTTTACTCCCTCGACCTCGGTGCTCTGCTCGCGGGCACCAAGTATCGCGGTGATTTCGAGAAGCGCTTCAAGGCGCTGCTCAATGAACTGAAAAAACGTCCGCAGGCGATCCTGTTCATTGACGAGATCCACACCATCATTGGTGCCGGCGCTGCGTCGGGTGGCGTGATGGATGCCTCGAACCTGCTCAAACCGCTGCTGTCGTCTGGCGACATTCGCTGCATCGGCTCGACCACGTTCCAGGAATTCCGCGGTATCTTCGAGAAGGACCGTGCCTTGGCGCGGCGCTTCCAGAAAGTCGACGTCGTCGAGCCGTCGGTGGAAGACACCATCGGCATCTTGCGCGGGCTCAAGGGGCGTTTCGAGGCGCACCACAGCATCGAGTACAGCGATGAGTCGTTGCGCGCTGCCGCTGAGCTGGCGTCGCGTTACATCAATGACCGGCATATGCCCGACAAGGCCATTGATGTCATTGACGAGGCGGGCGCCTATCAGCGTCTGCAGCCAGTCGAGAAACGCGTCAAGCGTATCGAAGTGGCGCAGGTCGAAGACATCGTGGCGAAGATCGCGCGGATTCCACCTAAGCACGTCACCAGTTCCGACAAGGAGCTGCTGCGTAACCTGGAGCGTGATCTGAAGCTGACGGTGTTTGGTCAGGACGCGGCGATTGATTCGCTGTCGACTGCGATCAAGCTGTCCCGTGCCGGTCTCAAGTCGCCTGACAAGCCGGTCGGTTCGTTCCTGTTCGCAGGGCCTACCGGTGTCGGTAAAACCGAGGCTGCGCGGCAATTGGCCAAGGCGTTGGGGATCGAGCTGGTGCGCTTCGACATGTCCGAGTACATGGAGCGTCACACCGTATCGCGTCTGATCGGTGCGCCGCCAGGCTATGTCGGCTTCGATCAGGGTGGTCTGTTGACCGAAGCGATCACCAAGCAGCCGCACTGCGTACTGTTGCTCGATGAAATCGAGAAGGCGCATCCGGAAGTCTTCAACCTGCTGCTGCAGGTGATGGACCACGGCACGCTCACCGACAACAACGGGCGCAAGGCGGACTTCCGCAACGTGATCGTGATCATGACCACCAACGCAGGCGCCGAAACGGCCGCTCGTGCTTCGATCGGTTTCACCCATCAGGACCACTCGTCTGATGCGATGGAAGTGATCAAGAAGAGCTTCACGCCGGAATTCCGCAACCGTCTGGATACCATTATCCAGTTTGGTCGCCTCAGTCATGAGGTCATCAAAAGTGTGGTGGACAAGTTCCTCACCGAACTTCAGGCGCAGCTGGAAGACAAGCGTGTTCTGCTTGAGGTTACTGATGCGGCGCGTAGTTGGCTGGCGGCCGGTGGTTATGACTCGGCAATGGGCGCTCGCCCAATGGCGCGTCTGATCCAGGACAAGATCAAGCGTCCGCTGGCGGAGGAGATTCTGTTTGGCGAACTGGCCGAGCATGGCGGTGTGGTGCACATCGACATCAAGGATGGTGAGTTGACGTTTGACTTCGAGACTACCGCTGAGATGGCCTGA